A single region of the Pseudorhodoplanes sp. genome encodes:
- a CDS encoding DUF2147 domain-containing protein produces MRKVCLAAVLLSCMCGAALAADPAGEWLVKDGNARIRIEPCDNGLWGFISWTREPGIDRKNPDPAKRNRPIVGVPILRGMMPVKSNKWEGEVYNAQSGKMYSASITLLSDDVLKIEGCVLGGIFCGGENWTRVQQPADPKAAAKKPSGPATAGARPKDGAAAAPKICQDE; encoded by the coding sequence ATGCGAAAGGTTTGCCTTGCCGCTGTCCTGTTGTCTTGCATGTGCGGCGCTGCGCTGGCCGCCGATCCGGCCGGCGAGTGGTTGGTGAAGGATGGCAACGCGCGCATCCGCATTGAGCCTTGCGACAACGGCCTCTGGGGATTCATTTCCTGGACGCGGGAGCCGGGAATCGATCGAAAAAATCCCGATCCGGCGAAACGAAACCGCCCCATTGTCGGCGTGCCGATCTTGCGGGGCATGATGCCGGTCAAGTCCAACAAGTGGGAAGGCGAGGTCTACAACGCGCAAAGCGGGAAGATGTATTCCGCCAGCATAACGCTGCTCAGCGACGACGTCCTGAAGATTGAAGGTTGCGTGTTGGGCGGCATCTTCTGCGGCGGCGAGAATTGGACGCGCGTGCAGCAGCCGGCCGATCCGAAGGCGGCTGCCAAAAAACCAAGTGGCCCTGCCACGGCCGGCGCAAGGCCGAAGGACGGCGCAGCCGCCGCGCCCAAGATTTGTCAGGATGAGTGA